A window of Diabrotica virgifera virgifera chromosome 9, PGI_DIABVI_V3a contains these coding sequences:
- the LOC114324912 gene encoding alkylated DNA repair protein alkB homolog 8 isoform X1: protein MENSTEGLSSGRLKKIEKKLRKLQHVIQKEVGAQCSVDNATKILVLANAGLINGLTEEIVFEHFSKYGTITNILLVPGKSCCFLQYKEQDSAVNAYHNYNGILKIAQDSKPIYLLYCDALPNVELNRTWNDNIPGLVIIHDFISAEEERLLLQLNNFEAEDTGQMKHRQVKHFGYEFRYDINNVDKDKPLEDKIPEECNFWRRLENTEFKGFIPDQLTVNHYLPGQGIPHHIDTHSAFEDPIMSLSLGSSVIIEFKKDDAHVCVLLPRRSLAVMSKESRYEWTHGITPKKFDIVHTKNGFNSLERGTRVSFTFRKILQGPCTCKFRSKCDSKLPQVDIKNEVASQLEQEHVHKVYEKIADHFDDTRHKPWPNVVQFLDSFDVGSVLVDVGCGNGKYLGRNNNIFDIGCDMSSNLLEICRKRGFESFVTSCLTLPLKDAIADGVISIAVIHHLANEERRIRAIREIVRILKLGGRALIYVWAKDQCKDKEKTTYIKQDRKNRKENSRIVAKTENEEVAISDSVSLPVHVNRTQFKHEDLLVPWKLKKEKEESKTFLRFYHVFVENELEELCRNVKNVEIVKSYYDQGNWCVIIQKI from the exons ATGGAAAACTCTACTGAAGGTTTAAGTTCCGGAAGACTCAAGAAAATTGAAAAGAAGTTAAGAAAATTACAACATGTAATTCAAAAGGAAGTTGGGGCCCAATGTTCTGTAGATAATGCTACTAAG ATATTGGTCCTAGCTAATGCTGGCTTAATAAATGGACTCACTGAAGAAATAGTATTTGAACACTTTTCAAAATATGGAACTATAACAAACATTCTATTGGTACCTGGCAAATCATGTTGTTTTCTCCAGTACAAAGAACAAGACTCTGCTGTGAATGCATATCATAATTACAATGGAATCCTGAAGATTGCACAAGATTCGAAACCTATATATTTGTTGTACTGTGATGCTTTACCAAACGTGGAGTTAAATAGAACATGGAATGACAATATACCAGGATTGGTAATAATTCACGATTTTATTTCTGCAGAAGAAGAACGATTGTTGCTACAGTTGAATAATTTTGAGGCTGAAGATACCGGCCAAATGAAGCACAGGCAGGTTAAACATTTTGGTTACGAGTTCAGGTATGACATTAATAACGTAGACAAGGATAAACCTTTGGAAGATAAAATTCCAGAAGAATGTAATTTTTGGAGAAGGCTAgaaaatacagaatttaaaggcTTTATCCCAGATCAGTTGACGGTTAATCATTATCTACCAGGCCAGGGCATCCCTCACCATATAGACACCCACAGTGCTTTCGAAGATCCAATCATGTCCCTATCTTTGGGATCTTCAGTTATAATAGAATttaaaaaagatgatgcacatgttTGTGTGCTATTACCACGAAGATCTTTAGCGGTTATGTCGAAAGAAAGCCGTTATGAGTGGACACATGGAATCACGCCTAAAAAATTCGATATAGTGCATACGAAAAATGGTTTCAATTCTTTGGAAAGAGGAACAAGGGTATCATTTACCTTCAGAAAGATATTACAAGGACCATGTACATGTAAATTTAGATCCAAATGTGACTCCAAGCTCCCCCAAGTCGATATTAAAAATGAAGTGGCTTCCCAACTTGAACAGGAACACGTCCATAAGGTTTACGAAAAAATTGCAGATCATTTTGATGACACTAGGCATAAACCTTGGCCCAATGTGGTGCAATTTCTTGATTCGTTTGACGTTGGCTCTGTTTTAGTAGATGTTGGTTGTGGAAATGGGAAATATCTTggaaggaacaataatatttttgat ATTGGATGTGACATGAGCTCAAATTTGTTAGAAATATGCAGAAAGAGAGGATTTGAATCATTTGTAACAAGCTGTTTGACGCTACCACTCAAGGACGCCATTGCTGATGGAGTTATAAGTATTGCAGTGATCCACCACTTAGCAAATGAG GAAAGGCGTATTCGAGCCATTCGGGAAATAGTCCGTATCTTAAAACTGGGCGGCAGAGCCTTAATTTATGTTTGGGCAAAAGATCAGTGCAAAGACAAAGAAAAAACGACTTACATTAAACAAGACCGGAAAAACCGCAAGGAAAATAGCAGGATAGTTGCAAAGACGGAAAATGAAGAAGTTGCTATATCAGATAGTGTAAGCTTGCCGGTACACGTTAACAGAACCCAGTTCAAACATGAGGACCTATTGGTACCGTGGAAGTTAAAGAAAGAGAAAGAAGAATCTAAAACTTTCCTGCGATTTTATCACGTATTTGTTGAAAATGAATTAGAGGAGTTATGTAGAAATGTAAAAAATGTTGAAATTGTTAAAAGTTATTACGATCAAGGGAATTGGTGtgtaattatacaaaaaatataa
- the LOC114324912 gene encoding alkylated DNA repair protein alkB homolog 8 isoform X3 codes for MENSTEGLSSGRLKKIEKKLRKLQHVIQKEVGAQCSVDNATKILVLANAGLINGLTEEIVFEHFSKYGTITNILLVPGKSCCFLQYKEQDSAVNAYHNYNGILKIAQDSKPIYLLYCDALPNVELNRTWNDNIPGLVIIHDFISAEEERLLLQLNNFEAEDTGQMKHRQVKHFGYEFRYDINNVDKDKPLEDKIPEECNFWRRLENTEFKGFIPDQLTVNHYLPGQGIPHHIDTHSAFEDPIMSLSLGSSVIIEFKKDDAHVCVLLPRRSLAVMSKESRYEWTHGITPKKFDIVHTKNGFNSLERGTRVSFTFRKILQGPCTCKFRSKCDSKLPQVDIKNEVASQLEQEHVHKVYEKIADHFDDTRHKPWPNVVQFLDSFDVGSVLVDVGCGNGKYLGRNNNIFDIGCDMSSNLLEICRKRGFESFVTSCLTLPLKDAIADGVISIAVIHHLANES; via the exons ATGGAAAACTCTACTGAAGGTTTAAGTTCCGGAAGACTCAAGAAAATTGAAAAGAAGTTAAGAAAATTACAACATGTAATTCAAAAGGAAGTTGGGGCCCAATGTTCTGTAGATAATGCTACTAAG ATATTGGTCCTAGCTAATGCTGGCTTAATAAATGGACTCACTGAAGAAATAGTATTTGAACACTTTTCAAAATATGGAACTATAACAAACATTCTATTGGTACCTGGCAAATCATGTTGTTTTCTCCAGTACAAAGAACAAGACTCTGCTGTGAATGCATATCATAATTACAATGGAATCCTGAAGATTGCACAAGATTCGAAACCTATATATTTGTTGTACTGTGATGCTTTACCAAACGTGGAGTTAAATAGAACATGGAATGACAATATACCAGGATTGGTAATAATTCACGATTTTATTTCTGCAGAAGAAGAACGATTGTTGCTACAGTTGAATAATTTTGAGGCTGAAGATACCGGCCAAATGAAGCACAGGCAGGTTAAACATTTTGGTTACGAGTTCAGGTATGACATTAATAACGTAGACAAGGATAAACCTTTGGAAGATAAAATTCCAGAAGAATGTAATTTTTGGAGAAGGCTAgaaaatacagaatttaaaggcTTTATCCCAGATCAGTTGACGGTTAATCATTATCTACCAGGCCAGGGCATCCCTCACCATATAGACACCCACAGTGCTTTCGAAGATCCAATCATGTCCCTATCTTTGGGATCTTCAGTTATAATAGAATttaaaaaagatgatgcacatgttTGTGTGCTATTACCACGAAGATCTTTAGCGGTTATGTCGAAAGAAAGCCGTTATGAGTGGACACATGGAATCACGCCTAAAAAATTCGATATAGTGCATACGAAAAATGGTTTCAATTCTTTGGAAAGAGGAACAAGGGTATCATTTACCTTCAGAAAGATATTACAAGGACCATGTACATGTAAATTTAGATCCAAATGTGACTCCAAGCTCCCCCAAGTCGATATTAAAAATGAAGTGGCTTCCCAACTTGAACAGGAACACGTCCATAAGGTTTACGAAAAAATTGCAGATCATTTTGATGACACTAGGCATAAACCTTGGCCCAATGTGGTGCAATTTCTTGATTCGTTTGACGTTGGCTCTGTTTTAGTAGATGTTGGTTGTGGAAATGGGAAATATCTTggaaggaacaataatatttttgat ATTGGATGTGACATGAGCTCAAATTTGTTAGAAATATGCAGAAAGAGAGGATTTGAATCATTTGTAACAAGCTGTTTGACGCTACCACTCAAGGACGCCATTGCTGATGGAGTTATAAGTATTGCAGTGATCCACCACTTAGCAAATGAG TCATGA